In one Nitrospira sp. CR1.1 genomic region, the following are encoded:
- a CDS encoding pyruvate synthase — MWQRETFKKIKQIPREEHVLPGTALCAGCGGLEALRLAAKVLGDHVVYVNAAGCFTMLAAYPYTSFKGSWLYTTMGSAPAGAQGIRDALDVLIAKGRLPKSEDLKVVVLGGDGSTYDMALSSTSGAMNRRLDFYYICYDNEAYGNTGMQLSPATPYAARTATSPCSLQHPAATTQEKKDLFEIWRAHRPPYLATVSPRYPLDLEEKFARAATFAGPKMFLALSACPTGWLYDPGATPEVARLAVETGLWPLKEAVNGVVTHTYIPKRKPVEAYLQLQGRFRHLFEPMPQTNAIRHIQERVDAYWRQAAQEQI; from the coding sequence ATGTGGCAGCGGGAGACGTTCAAGAAGATCAAACAGATTCCACGGGAAGAGCATGTGCTGCCGGGCACGGCCTTGTGCGCCGGGTGCGGGGGCCTCGAAGCCTTGCGGCTCGCGGCGAAGGTGTTGGGTGATCATGTCGTCTATGTGAATGCCGCCGGTTGCTTTACTATGTTGGCGGCCTATCCCTACACCTCATTCAAGGGGTCGTGGTTGTATACGACCATGGGCTCGGCGCCGGCCGGCGCGCAGGGAATTCGCGATGCCTTGGATGTGCTGATTGCCAAGGGGAGACTGCCGAAGAGCGAAGATCTCAAAGTCGTCGTGCTGGGAGGGGATGGCTCCACGTACGATATGGCCTTGTCATCAACCTCCGGGGCCATGAATCGCCGGCTCGACTTTTATTACATCTGTTACGACAACGAAGCCTACGGCAACACCGGCATGCAGTTGTCCCCCGCCACCCCCTACGCCGCGCGAACGGCCACGTCGCCCTGCAGTCTGCAGCATCCCGCCGCAACGACTCAGGAGAAGAAAGACCTCTTCGAGATTTGGCGCGCGCATCGGCCGCCCTACCTCGCGACGGTCTCCCCACGGTATCCGTTGGATTTGGAGGAGAAGTTCGCACGGGCGGCCACGTTCGCCGGCCCGAAAATGTTTCTCGCCCTCTCTGCTTGCCCGACCGGCTGGTTGTACGATCCGGGGGCCACGCCGGAGGTCGCCAGGTTGGCCGTGGAGACCGGCCTCTGGCCGCTGAAGGAGGCCGTCAACGGGGTGGTCACCCACACGTATATTCCAAAGCGCAAACCAGTGGAGGCCTATCTGCAACTGCAGGGACGTTTTCGACATCTATTCGAGCCGATGCCGCAAACGAACGCCATTCGTCACATCCAAGAACGGGTGGATGCCTATTGGCGCCAGGCGGCACAGGAGCAGATATGA
- a CDS encoding GNAT family N-acetyltransferase, with protein sequence MQRIRPRHMPPLREEGPDSAHTILRDGTTALLRIAQPVDADELQRFFTRLAPAATRHRFFSESAPPGEVIRSLCDASHPERSLTVIVLRRHDDTLRIIASGSYHARAPHEAEVAMAVDDQLHGHGLGTILLERLALLAIRQGFTKLWAITHADNLAMREVFATSGFTTEEHVEGGDMEVELSLIPTDRSVRQSEWRERVATIASLHPLFHPRAVAVIGASRAPRSIGYRLLEALHDNRFEGRCYAVNPHASAIAGVDAYPSLRHLPEPVDLAVIAVPKEAVLPVVDECAAIGVRALVVITAGFAEVGEEGRRLQDQLLEKVRQHGMRMVGPNCFGILNTDPAVRLNATFTPTFPRAGSIAMSSQSGALGLALVAASNRLHLGLSTFVSVGNKADVSVNDLLQYWESDSATNVILLYVESFGNPRRFAQIARRVGRNKPIVVLKAGRTSSGKRAAGSHTAALAANDVAVDALFQQTGILRADTLEEMFALAAGLSDQPLPKGNRVGILTNAGGPAILCADACEAAGLEVPELSQATITQLSPFLPASASLRNPVDLIASASPEQYEQAIVTLLGSDDIDALIILYIAVTATDVDPIADGIARGIAAARARQLISKPVAIGWMVETDRDRRFSLPQETIPTYGLPELPARVLGKIAGYVQWRDRPIGMVPDFDDLDLSAVRTVCREALAARGSGWLTVTETRRVLTGMAIPLPPGGLATSAEEAATLAAQIGFPVAVKLASHTLVHKSEIGGVHLNLSSKTEVRRAYDEIAARLAQDHTLAAMEGVLVQSMVTSGVEVMAGMVQDPSFGPLIGFGLGGIHVEILGDVRFRITPLTELDAADLIRSIKGYRLLQGYRGHPPGDVDAIQDLLLRLSRLVEEVPEIVELDLNPIFALAPGEGCSIVDARIRLAGT encoded by the coding sequence ATGCAACGTATTCGTCCCCGCCACATGCCGCCCCTGCGAGAGGAAGGGCCCGATTCGGCCCACACCATCCTACGCGATGGAACAACCGCCCTCCTACGCATTGCCCAACCGGTCGATGCCGATGAACTGCAGCGCTTCTTCACACGCCTGGCGCCGGCCGCGACGCGGCATCGGTTTTTTTCGGAATCGGCCCCGCCCGGCGAGGTCATTCGCTCGCTGTGTGACGCGTCGCATCCTGAACGCAGCCTGACCGTGATCGTCCTCCGTCGGCATGACGATACGCTGCGTATCATCGCTTCGGGCTCCTATCATGCGCGGGCCCCGCACGAGGCAGAGGTAGCGATGGCCGTGGACGATCAACTCCATGGACACGGCCTCGGCACCATTCTCCTCGAACGACTGGCCCTGCTGGCCATCCGGCAGGGCTTCACAAAACTCTGGGCCATCACCCATGCCGACAACCTGGCGATGCGCGAAGTGTTTGCCACCTCTGGCTTCACTACGGAAGAGCATGTCGAAGGCGGCGACATGGAGGTCGAGCTGTCGCTGATACCGACCGACCGCAGCGTACGGCAATCCGAATGGCGTGAGCGAGTCGCCACCATCGCCTCGCTTCATCCGCTGTTTCATCCACGCGCCGTCGCTGTGATCGGCGCCTCGCGCGCGCCCAGAAGTATCGGCTACCGGTTACTCGAGGCCCTCCACGACAACCGGTTTGAGGGCCGCTGTTATGCCGTCAACCCGCATGCCTCCGCCATCGCCGGAGTCGACGCGTATCCGTCCTTGCGCCACCTGCCCGAACCGGTGGATCTCGCCGTCATCGCCGTTCCCAAAGAAGCCGTGTTGCCCGTGGTGGACGAGTGCGCCGCCATCGGAGTCCGCGCGCTGGTGGTCATCACCGCCGGCTTTGCGGAGGTGGGAGAGGAGGGCCGGCGGTTGCAGGACCAGTTACTGGAGAAGGTTCGGCAGCATGGGATGCGTATGGTGGGGCCCAATTGCTTCGGCATCCTGAACACCGACCCCGCGGTGCGGTTGAACGCCACGTTCACGCCGACGTTTCCTCGCGCCGGATCGATCGCCATGTCCTCGCAAAGCGGCGCCTTGGGACTCGCCCTAGTCGCCGCCTCCAACCGATTACACCTGGGGCTGTCCACCTTCGTCAGCGTCGGCAACAAAGCCGATGTCTCCGTCAACGATCTCCTGCAGTACTGGGAAAGCGACTCCGCCACGAACGTGATCCTGCTGTACGTCGAATCGTTCGGCAACCCCAGGCGATTTGCGCAGATCGCCAGGCGGGTCGGCCGCAACAAGCCGATCGTCGTACTCAAAGCGGGGCGGACCTCATCGGGCAAACGAGCCGCCGGGTCCCACACCGCCGCGCTGGCCGCCAATGATGTAGCGGTGGACGCCCTCTTTCAACAAACCGGCATCCTACGCGCCGACACGTTGGAAGAAATGTTTGCTCTGGCGGCAGGCCTATCTGATCAACCATTGCCGAAAGGCAACCGCGTCGGCATCCTGACCAACGCCGGCGGGCCCGCCATTCTCTGCGCGGATGCCTGTGAAGCGGCCGGCCTGGAGGTGCCCGAGTTGTCTCAGGCGACGATCACGCAGCTCTCGCCCTTCTTGCCTGCCTCAGCATCCTTGCGCAACCCGGTCGACTTGATCGCCTCAGCCAGTCCGGAGCAATACGAGCAAGCGATCGTCACACTGCTGGGCTCCGACGATATCGATGCTCTCATCATTTTATATATCGCGGTGACGGCCACTGACGTCGACCCTATCGCCGACGGCATTGCGCGAGGGATCGCGGCGGCGCGGGCGAGGCAGCTGATCAGCAAACCGGTCGCTATCGGATGGATGGTGGAAACGGATCGAGACCGCAGATTTTCGCTTCCGCAGGAAACCATTCCCACCTATGGCCTGCCCGAACTTCCCGCGCGCGTCCTAGGCAAAATCGCCGGCTACGTACAGTGGCGCGATCGCCCGATCGGCATGGTGCCGGACTTTGACGATCTGGATCTATCGGCGGTCAGAACCGTCTGTCGTGAGGCCCTCGCCGCACGGGGCAGCGGCTGGTTAACGGTCACCGAAACCCGCCGAGTCCTGACGGGCATGGCGATCCCTTTGCCGCCCGGCGGCCTGGCAACCTCCGCCGAGGAAGCGGCCACCCTCGCCGCGCAAATAGGATTTCCGGTCGCCGTCAAACTGGCCTCGCATACGCTGGTCCATAAGAGCGAAATCGGCGGCGTGCATCTCAACCTGTCCAGTAAGACGGAGGTGCGTCGCGCGTATGACGAGATCGCCGCGCGGCTCGCGCAGGATCATACCTTGGCGGCCATGGAAGGGGTGCTGGTTCAGTCGATGGTCACGAGCGGGGTCGAGGTCATGGCCGGAATGGTGCAGGATCCCTCCTTCGGCCCCTTGATCGGATTCGGTCTCGGCGGGATCCATGTCGAAATTCTCGGGGACGTGCGCTTCCGCATCACACCTTTGACGGAGCTGGACGCGGCCGACTTGATTCGCAGTATTAAGGGGTATCGCCTGCTGCAGGGGTATCGCGGCCATCCGCCGGGCGACGTGGATGCGATTCAAGACTTGCTACTCCGGCTCTCGCGGCTGGTCGAAGAGGTGCCCGAAATCGTGGAGCTCGATTTGAACCCGATTTTCGCCCTTGCTCCGGGGGAGGGCTGCAGCATCGTCGATGCGAGGATCAGGCTAGCGGGCACGTGA
- a CDS encoding pyruvate synthase, translated as MDSRMMTGNLAAAWGARLAEVDYIPAFPITPQTEIVDALAKWCEGGELAARFVNMDSEHSMMTAAGAAEVTGARVFTATSSQGLLHAFELLYSISGWRAPLVLVNVSRALAAPITLESDHNDVLAARDAGFLQIHAETCQEVLDSILMAYRIAEDERVMLPVIVNLDGFTLSFTREPVTVPDVETVRRFLPPFRPSHLGFTASSPHALGVAVIGGTPYAYFRHQAHLAAQNALEVHREAAESFHALFGRRYDLVEGYRLDDAEDVLVMTNAGASAGKAAVDAARAQGKRVGLLRLRVIRPWPAEAIRQALCGRRAVAVLDQNLAPGQGGILYQEIAACLYHEATRPRALCSFVGGLGGQHLTEGEFQAVFEQTAEAGVAGTGRGPVLLYSAEEHREMTRLHTLAAGTVNGETENVKSQT; from the coding sequence ATGGACAGCCGAATGATGACCGGGAACCTTGCGGCTGCCTGGGGCGCCCGGTTGGCCGAGGTGGATTATATCCCGGCGTTTCCCATTACTCCGCAGACCGAAATCGTGGACGCTCTGGCCAAGTGGTGCGAAGGCGGGGAGCTGGCCGCGCGATTCGTGAACATGGACTCTGAGCACTCGATGATGACGGCGGCCGGCGCCGCGGAAGTCACCGGCGCGCGAGTCTTTACCGCCACCTCCAGCCAAGGGTTGCTCCATGCATTTGAACTGCTCTATTCCATTTCCGGTTGGCGCGCACCGCTCGTGCTGGTCAATGTCTCACGGGCCTTGGCTGCTCCGATTACGCTGGAGTCGGATCACAATGACGTGTTGGCCGCGCGCGACGCCGGGTTTCTGCAGATTCATGCCGAGACCTGCCAGGAGGTGTTGGATTCAATTCTGATGGCCTACCGGATCGCGGAAGATGAACGCGTGATGTTGCCGGTGATCGTGAATCTGGACGGGTTTACGCTGTCGTTCACCCGTGAGCCGGTCACAGTGCCCGATGTGGAAACGGTCAGACGGTTTCTTCCGCCATTCCGGCCGTCTCATCTCGGGTTCACGGCGTCGTCGCCGCACGCGTTGGGTGTGGCGGTGATCGGCGGAACCCCCTATGCCTATTTCCGGCATCAGGCGCATCTGGCGGCTCAGAATGCGCTCGAAGTACATCGGGAGGCGGCGGAATCGTTTCATGCCTTGTTTGGCCGGCGGTATGACCTGGTCGAGGGGTACCGGTTGGATGATGCGGAAGATGTGCTTGTGATGACCAACGCGGGCGCAAGTGCAGGCAAGGCGGCGGTCGACGCAGCCAGGGCGCAAGGGAAGCGGGTGGGACTGCTTCGGTTGCGAGTGATTCGCCCCTGGCCGGCTGAGGCCATTCGACAGGCCTTGTGCGGGCGACGGGCCGTGGCCGTGCTGGATCAGAACCTGGCTCCGGGGCAGGGCGGGATTCTCTATCAAGAAATCGCCGCCTGTTTGTATCATGAGGCAACGCGGCCTCGCGCTCTCTGTTCTTTCGTCGGCGGATTGGGAGGCCAGCATCTCACCGAAGGCGAATTTCAGGCCGTCTTTGAGCAGACGGCGGAGGCCGGAGTCGCCGGAACGGGTCGCGGGCCGGTGTTGTTGTACAGCGCCGAGGAACATCGGGAGATGACGCGGTTGCACACGCTGGCGGCGGGAACCGTGAACGGTGAAACCGAAAACGTGAAAAGTCAAACGTGA
- a CDS encoding c-type cytochrome: protein MAEQRRSRAVSATLLVALLCGSSGTWAAGHDVMRPRVPADQMAEARQLRNPLPDSSETIERGKALYAGKGACVNCHGPLGDGNGPAAAQLNPAPRSFQHHGFWRHRTEGEIFWVIKHGSAGTGMIGFAGQLTDEDIWALVRYERTFARGHGHGRGMGHRRMRGREGSCEGEQCDR, encoded by the coding sequence ATGGCGGAACAGAGACGAAGCCGGGCGGTGTCAGCGACGCTCCTCGTGGCGTTACTCTGCGGCTCATCCGGTACGTGGGCGGCCGGTCACGATGTGATGCGGCCACGCGTACCGGCGGATCAGATGGCCGAGGCGAGGCAACTGCGAAACCCCCTGCCGGACTCATCCGAGACAATTGAGCGGGGGAAAGCCCTGTATGCCGGCAAGGGTGCCTGCGTCAATTGTCACGGCCCGCTCGGTGACGGGAACGGGCCGGCGGCGGCCCAATTGAACCCTGCTCCCCGGAGCTTCCAGCATCACGGTTTCTGGCGTCATCGCACGGAAGGAGAAATTTTCTGGGTCATCAAGCATGGATCGGCGGGCACCGGCATGATCGGCTTTGCCGGCCAGTTGACGGACGAAGACATATGGGCGCTGGTCCGGTATGAACGGACCTTCGCAAGAGGACATGGTCACGGTCGAGGCATGGGACATCGAAGGATGAGAGGCAGAGAGGGAAGCTGTGAAGGCGAACAGTGCGATCGGTAA
- a CDS encoding c-type cytochrome, whose amino-acid sequence MGSIDRDGGGMSVPQRVSSLTLATLLCMTLGLVVVTVAQEEDRASLSPALARRAATLIMARCAVCHTTDLISQQRLPEDRWTATVEKMVHWGADLSKDEAALVLRYLVARNHQGAEDNLPTIEQELAMSQPASNQSAAAEGPLTGLPARGAGLYAHNCQACHGEGAAGGVGPTLARNMILKNEGAFWETVLHGRGPMPAWGAVLSHQDIADIHAWLATR is encoded by the coding sequence ATGGGATCGATTGACCGTGATGGTGGCGGCATGAGCGTGCCGCAGCGGGTGTCCTCCCTTACCCTCGCCACACTGCTGTGCATGACACTGGGCTTGGTCGTCGTCACCGTTGCTCAGGAAGAGGATCGAGCGTCCTTGAGTCCTGCACTGGCTCGCCGGGCTGCGACCTTGATCATGGCTCGGTGCGCGGTCTGCCATACCACCGACCTCATCTCCCAGCAACGGTTGCCGGAAGATCGCTGGACCGCCACAGTCGAGAAGATGGTGCATTGGGGCGCGGACTTGTCGAAGGATGAAGCGGCGTTGGTCCTGCGCTATCTGGTTGCTCGGAACCATCAGGGCGCGGAAGACAATCTGCCGACCATCGAGCAGGAATTGGCGATGAGTCAACCGGCTTCCAATCAGAGCGCGGCTGCCGAGGGTCCGCTGACCGGTCTCCCCGCGAGGGGGGCTGGGTTGTATGCACATAACTGCCAGGCCTGTCATGGAGAAGGCGCGGCGGGCGGCGTCGGGCCGACATTGGCGCGCAATATGATTTTAAAGAATGAGGGCGCGTTTTGGGAAACGGTGCTTCATGGGCGCGGTCCCATGCCGGCCTGGGGCGCGGTGCTGAGTCATCAGGACATCGCGGACATTCATGCCTGGCTCGCCACGCGGTAA
- a CDS encoding molybdopterin-dependent oxidoreductase, which yields MPLRPGECRMGNLSRRAWFTTLVKGMGAGIVLGHRASADAVAQQAEAAASGPLTVRVTRPFDAETPVREFASWLTPNERFFVRSHFGPPPAEALQPDAWRLAVKGLVKEGLSLTLKDLQQFEPVSLTAVLQCSGNGRAHHRPKVPGVQWERGAVGNAQWTGVRLRDVLERAGVKPQGLHVQMQGADRPALPTVPLFTRSIPLAKALHPDTLLAYEMNGRPLPLLHGAPLRVITPGWMAESCMKWLTEVTVRAEEAPGYYMQQAYRMPETSIQPGSGLPGSVMVPVEQMPVKSLIAAPGEGDTLKTGPVTIQGVAWAGESPVAKVEVSCDDGTTWELARLLGEEQPYAWRHWQYVWHAKKVGPAAIVCRATDAGGDQQPPTSPWNPGGFLWSGWDRLTVMVAA from the coding sequence ATGCCGCTCCGGCCGGGGGAATGTAGGATGGGGAACCTGTCGCGTCGCGCCTGGTTCACGACATTGGTCAAGGGAATGGGGGCCGGCATTGTCCTGGGGCATCGGGCATCGGCGGACGCAGTCGCTCAACAGGCAGAGGCGGCCGCATCCGGCCCGCTGACGGTTCGGGTCACGCGGCCATTCGACGCCGAAACGCCGGTGCGCGAGTTCGCATCCTGGTTGACCCCCAACGAACGGTTTTTCGTCCGGAGTCATTTCGGCCCGCCTCCGGCCGAGGCGCTCCAACCGGACGCCTGGCGGTTGGCGGTAAAGGGCCTGGTCAAGGAAGGGCTGAGCCTCACGCTCAAGGACCTGCAACAATTCGAACCGGTTTCGCTGACCGCCGTGCTGCAATGTAGCGGCAACGGACGCGCCCATCATCGCCCCAAAGTGCCGGGTGTGCAGTGGGAGCGCGGCGCGGTCGGCAATGCGCAGTGGACCGGCGTGCGGTTGCGCGATGTTCTGGAGCGGGCCGGAGTGAAGCCGCAGGGCTTACATGTGCAAATGCAAGGCGCCGATCGTCCGGCTCTGCCGACCGTGCCGTTGTTCACCCGCAGCATCCCCCTTGCCAAAGCGCTCCATCCGGATACGCTCCTCGCCTATGAAATGAACGGCCGTCCGTTACCGCTCCTGCATGGCGCGCCGCTGCGCGTGATCACGCCCGGCTGGATGGCGGAATCCTGCATGAAATGGCTGACCGAAGTCACGGTACGGGCCGAAGAGGCGCCCGGTTATTACATGCAACAGGCCTACCGTATGCCGGAGACGTCGATTCAGCCGGGTTCGGGGTTGCCCGGAAGTGTGATGGTGCCGGTCGAGCAGATGCCGGTGAAGTCGCTCATTGCCGCGCCCGGCGAAGGAGATACCCTGAAGACCGGGCCGGTGACCATTCAAGGAGTGGCGTGGGCCGGTGAATCGCCCGTGGCGAAGGTGGAAGTCTCTTGCGATGACGGAACAACCTGGGAATTGGCTCGCCTGCTTGGCGAGGAACAGCCCTATGCCTGGCGGCACTGGCAATATGTCTGGCATGCCAAAAAAGTCGGGCCTGCCGCGATTGTGTGCCGGGCCACGGATGCGGGAGGAGACCAACAGCCGCCAACCAGCCCTTGGAATCCAGGCGGGTTCTTGTGGAGCGGATGGGATCGATTGACCGTGATGGTGGCGGCATGA
- a CDS encoding c-type cytochrome produces the protein MGRRRLVMVGCALVIMSGLMSFPRLLLGSDQSHVKQLIQANCAGCHRLEGKPDSRFNLKAPDLIWAGSKYQRSWLLRYLTGKEAPLYPKGYRWDLAEGPIRHPVVSEDDATAMAEYFAQHNKDPRVTVGAFDLSKVSKFDAAFGGMAYKAHACLGCHLIEENGQLIGGPQSASLAAAGQRYDKDWLFRFGLNPQDFTPHSGEFLADATEPQLRAVIGFLMGQGVKDFKYYEPWTAPEFGTASVDRGKVIYKEYCSQCHGAHGKGDGPAASGLTPKPAIHANIPFDKVPTEYLYNVINHGGAAMGKSPNMPYWGLTIGQQGVADVMAYLRATFKGGADVAPAAGGGDGPSGVCPQPRKTAKAPSDFLSKTSPLPHSDATIQAGKTLFLQTAQPLACAMCHGEKGNGQGFMGAALVPPPRNFTCGSMMKELPDGQLFWIIKNGSPGTGMMSFAGLPDEQVWQLIAYVRSLAK, from the coding sequence ATGGGTCGAAGACGGTTGGTGATGGTCGGGTGCGCCTTGGTCATCATGTCGGGATTGATGTCGTTTCCGCGCCTGCTCCTGGGCAGTGACCAGAGCCATGTGAAACAGCTGATCCAGGCCAATTGCGCCGGATGCCATCGATTGGAGGGCAAGCCGGATTCCCGCTTCAACCTGAAAGCGCCCGATTTGATCTGGGCCGGGAGTAAGTATCAACGCAGTTGGTTGCTCCGGTATCTCACAGGAAAAGAAGCGCCGCTCTATCCCAAGGGGTATCGGTGGGACCTGGCTGAAGGGCCGATACGGCATCCGGTGGTGAGCGAAGACGATGCGACGGCAATGGCGGAGTATTTTGCCCAGCACAACAAGGATCCGCGGGTGACCGTTGGAGCGTTTGACCTCTCGAAGGTCAGTAAGTTCGATGCCGCGTTCGGCGGCATGGCCTACAAAGCCCACGCCTGTCTCGGCTGTCACCTGATCGAGGAGAACGGTCAACTCATTGGCGGGCCGCAGAGCGCCTCGCTCGCGGCGGCCGGTCAACGGTACGACAAGGACTGGCTGTTCCGGTTCGGGTTGAATCCGCAGGATTTCACGCCCCACAGCGGGGAGTTCCTGGCCGATGCGACGGAGCCGCAGCTACGGGCAGTCATCGGGTTCCTCATGGGCCAGGGAGTGAAGGACTTTAAGTATTATGAACCCTGGACCGCTCCGGAGTTCGGGACGGCGAGTGTCGACCGCGGCAAAGTGATCTACAAGGAATATTGCTCGCAATGTCACGGCGCCCATGGCAAGGGCGACGGGCCGGCCGCTTCCGGACTCACTCCCAAGCCGGCGATTCATGCCAACATTCCCTTCGACAAGGTGCCGACGGAGTATCTGTACAACGTGATCAATCACGGCGGCGCGGCGATGGGCAAATCGCCGAACATGCCGTATTGGGGCCTGACCATCGGGCAACAGGGTGTCGCGGACGTGATGGCCTACTTGAGAGCCACCTTCAAAGGCGGCGCCGACGTGGCGCCGGCGGCTGGCGGCGGTGACGGCCCCAGCGGCGTGTGTCCGCAGCCGCGAAAAACGGCGAAGGCGCCGTCGGATTTCCTGTCCAAGACCAGTCCGTTGCCGCACTCGGACGCCACGATTCAAGCAGGCAAGACGCTGTTTTTACAGACGGCCCAGCCGCTAGCCTGCGCGATGTGCCATGGCGAGAAGGGCAATGGCCAGGGGTTCATGGGCGCGGCGCTGGTTCCGCCGCCGCGAAATTTCACCTGCGGGTCGATGATGAAGGAGTTGCCCGACGGCCAGTTGTTCTGGATTATCAAGAACGGGTCGCCCGGCACCGGGATGATGTCCTTTGCCGGGTTGCCGGACGAGCAGGTGTGGCAGTTGATTGCATATGTGAGAAGTTTGGCAAAATGA
- a CDS encoding OsmC family peroxiredoxin, with protein sequence MKLSVAYQGGTRYDILSDRHRVVTDQPADGGGADAGMTPVELFVGSVASCVGYFVGQFCARHDISREGLKIDAEWTIAEGPHRVGQIQLAIRLPHRVTPEQKERLLKMAHACTVHQSIVMPADIVIDLNPHGHAAPAGGM encoded by the coding sequence ATGAAGCTGAGTGTGGCCTATCAAGGAGGAACCCGCTATGACATCCTCAGCGATCGCCACCGGGTCGTCACCGATCAACCGGCGGACGGAGGGGGGGCGGATGCAGGGATGACGCCGGTCGAATTGTTCGTTGGATCGGTCGCCAGCTGCGTGGGCTATTTTGTCGGCCAATTCTGCGCGCGGCACGATATTTCCCGTGAAGGGTTGAAGATCGACGCAGAGTGGACAATTGCCGAAGGGCCGCATCGTGTCGGACAGATTCAGCTGGCGATTCGTCTGCCGCACCGCGTGACGCCTGAGCAGAAAGAGCGGCTGTTGAAGATGGCCCACGCCTGTACCGTGCATCAATCGATCGTCATGCCGGCTGATATTGTCATCGATCTGAATCCGCACGGCCATGCCGCTCCGGCCGGGGGAATGTAG
- the ppk2 gene encoding polyphosphate kinase 2 — protein sequence MLTEEDLRRINTPRGLIQLIKSKNVDLEEVRKTLLYEQELRQLQVELVRLQRWVQADGQRIAILVEGRDAAGKGGTIRRFTEHLNPRAMRVVALPKPTDDERGQWYFQRYIRQLPNKGEIVFFDRSWYNRAVVEPVMGFCSKKEHQRFLQQVTEFEHMLYEDGVTIIKFWFSISKEEQAKRFEARRQNPLKQWKLSPVDEKAQELWDSYTRFKEEMFSKTHTTFSPWIIVKANDKQAARLESLRYVLNLLPYKGKDEAQIRLTPDPNVITRFHRKMAELDF from the coding sequence ATGCTCACCGAAGAGGATCTCCGGCGGATCAATACGCCGAGGGGCCTCATCCAACTGATCAAAAGTAAGAATGTCGATCTGGAAGAGGTGCGCAAGACGCTGCTCTATGAGCAGGAGTTGCGGCAGTTGCAGGTGGAACTGGTCCGCCTGCAACGCTGGGTGCAGGCCGATGGTCAGCGGATTGCGATTCTCGTCGAAGGGCGGGATGCGGCCGGGAAGGGCGGTACCATTCGCCGCTTCACCGAACATTTGAATCCGCGGGCCATGCGGGTGGTGGCTTTACCCAAGCCGACGGATGACGAGCGTGGACAGTGGTACTTCCAACGGTATATCCGGCAACTGCCCAACAAGGGTGAAATCGTCTTTTTCGACCGGAGTTGGTACAACCGCGCGGTGGTGGAACCGGTGATGGGATTTTGCAGTAAGAAGGAGCATCAGCGGTTCTTGCAGCAGGTCACGGAGTTCGAACATATGCTGTATGAGGACGGGGTGACCATCATTAAGTTCTGGTTTTCGATTTCCAAAGAGGAGCAAGCGAAACGTTTTGAGGCGCGCCGGCAGAATCCGCTCAAACAATGGAAGTTGAGCCCCGTCGATGAAAAAGCGCAAGAGCTGTGGGATTCCTATACGCGGTTCAAGGAGGAAATGTTCAGCAAGACGCACACAACCTTCAGCCCATGGATCATCGTCAAAGCGAACGATAAACAGGCGGCACGGTTGGAAAGTCTGCGCTATGTCTTGAACCTGCTTCCCTACAAGGGGAAAGATGAGGCGCAAATCCGGCTGACCCCCGATCCCAACGTGATCACCCGCTTCCATCGCAAGATGGCGGAGCTGGACTTTTGA
- a CDS encoding sulfur reduction protein DsrE yields MATFIISGSRGTDDPTMATLPFMAAKTAKEQGHDVVLWLWNEAVTLGRKGTADHVTGVNLTPLKDLVAAVQAAQIPIWVCGACAVARQIGAADLAAGAVIKGMPDYIKAVAERDRNVTF; encoded by the coding sequence ATGGCGACGTTTATCATTTCCGGCAGCCGGGGTACGGACGATCCGACGATGGCAACCCTGCCGTTCATGGCGGCCAAGACCGCCAAGGAACAGGGGCATGATGTGGTGCTCTGGTTGTGGAACGAGGCCGTGACGCTGGGGCGCAAGGGCACGGCCGATCATGTGACCGGCGTGAACCTCACGCCGTTGAAAGATCTGGTGGCCGCGGTGCAGGCGGCGCAGATTCCCATCTGGGTGTGCGGGGCCTGCGCGGTTGCTCGGCAGATTGGCGCGGCGGATCTCGCGGCAGGCGCGGTGATCAAGGGCATGCCCGATTACATCAAGGCCGTCGCCGAACGTGATCGGAACGTCACTTTTTGA